The proteins below come from a single Candidatus Planktophila dulcis genomic window:
- a CDS encoding UDP-glucuronic acid decarboxylase family protein: MRILLTGAAGFLGSHLTARLLSEGHSVVAIDNLSTGRIKNMGPFVENDKFEFMEHDVRDPITVEVDQILNFACPASPIHYQSDPVRTIETNFLGMINLLHLSKARDIPLLQASTSEVYGDPDISPQPEEYWGNVNPIGIRSCYDEGKRASETLCFDYKRQYGIDTRVIRIFNTYGPNMAIADGRVVSNFIVQALTDQDITIYGDGSQTRSFCFVDDLVRGILKMMNLPYSPDTPINLGNPNEFTMLELANKVIQMTKSNSKIDFLPLPEDDPRQRRPDISKAISLLNWRPEVELDEGLGRTIEYFSGELKQ; this comes from the coding sequence ATGAGGATATTGCTCACCGGGGCAGCAGGATTTTTAGGTTCCCACTTAACCGCCCGACTCCTTTCGGAGGGCCACTCTGTGGTAGCGATTGATAATCTGTCCACGGGCAGAATCAAGAATATGGGTCCATTTGTTGAAAATGACAAATTTGAATTTATGGAGCACGATGTTAGAGACCCAATCACTGTAGAAGTTGATCAAATCCTCAATTTTGCTTGCCCTGCCTCACCGATTCACTACCAATCAGACCCAGTCAGAACAATAGAAACCAATTTTTTGGGGATGATAAATTTACTTCATCTCTCAAAGGCTCGTGATATCCCTCTTCTCCAAGCATCAACAAGCGAGGTTTATGGCGATCCCGATATTTCTCCACAGCCTGAGGAGTATTGGGGGAATGTAAATCCAATCGGAATCAGATCATGCTACGACGAAGGTAAACGAGCATCTGAGACCCTTTGTTTCGACTATAAACGTCAATACGGTATCGATACCCGTGTAATTCGAATTTTTAACACTTACGGCCCCAACATGGCCATAGCTGATGGCCGAGTTGTCAGCAATTTTATAGTCCAAGCACTCACGGATCAGGACATAACAATCTATGGTGACGGGTCGCAAACAAGATCATTTTGTTTTGTTGATGATTTAGTGCGAGGTATTTTGAAAATGATGAATCTTCCGTATTCTCCAGACACACCGATAAATCTTGGGAATCCTAATGAGTTTACAATGCTCGAGTTGGCCAACAAGGTTATTCAGATGACTAAATCAAATAGTAAAATTGATTTCTTGCCTCTGCCTGAAGACGACCCAAGGCAGCGACGCCCCGACATAAGCAAGGCCATCTCCCTTCTAAATTGGCGACCAGAAGTTGAGCTCGACGAAGGCCTAGGAAGAACAATCGAATACTTTTCAGGCGAGCTGAAGCAGTGA
- a CDS encoding glycosyltransferase, with amino-acid sequence MDDSSPIFAHQAQAVESLAFYFEEITVVTGKIGTYRPSSNIRVISTEWMPGHRCRNIGQFYIKVIPLLMKKNTQIFSHMTEVQSALIAPLTRLFRIRHYLWYAHLSNSIFLKWCHLLTSGIITSTSGSCPISDFKVHPVGQGVDSSKFLPIHLDADLKKVRFLHFGRFDPSKNIREILKTCEVLRESGQEIIFTQIGAPSTDIYEKQAFLIREEFRELDWVSFLPSILRADISSEMEKHSAFIHAYRGSLDKTLIEATFLTIPVITVNPEYIRIFGSWSGKQNPSLLQECQSFLNQDKVEIAKIAKSRREIAEQNHSLENWTRAIANFFN; translated from the coding sequence ATGGATGATTCCAGTCCAATATTCGCCCACCAAGCACAAGCCGTAGAATCACTTGCTTTTTACTTTGAAGAAATCACGGTGGTCACCGGAAAAATCGGAACTTATCGGCCTAGTTCAAATATTCGAGTAATAAGCACCGAATGGATGCCAGGTCATAGATGTCGAAATATTGGTCAGTTTTACATTAAGGTCATTCCGTTGTTAATGAAGAAAAATACTCAAATCTTTTCGCACATGACCGAAGTGCAATCTGCGCTAATTGCCCCACTTACAAGATTATTCCGAATTCGACACTATCTTTGGTACGCGCATCTATCAAATTCAATTTTTCTCAAATGGTGTCATTTGTTGACGTCTGGAATTATTACTTCGACTTCTGGTTCCTGCCCGATAAGTGATTTCAAAGTACATCCAGTAGGTCAAGGTGTGGATTCCTCAAAATTTTTGCCAATCCATTTAGACGCAGATTTAAAGAAAGTAAGATTTTTACATTTTGGACGGTTTGATCCGAGCAAGAACATAAGAGAAATTCTCAAAACTTGTGAAGTTTTGAGAGAATCTGGACAAGAAATAATCTTCACTCAAATTGGTGCTCCTTCGACAGATATTTATGAAAAGCAGGCGTTCCTAATTCGCGAAGAGTTCAGAGAGCTGGACTGGGTCTCGTTCTTACCATCAATTTTACGGGCGGATATCTCGAGTGAAATGGAAAAACATTCAGCCTTCATTCATGCTTATAGAGGTTCACTTGATAAGACTCTGATTGAAGCCACTTTTCTCACGATTCCAGTTATAACGGTTAACCCAGAATATATAAGGATTTTTGGATCGTGGTCTGGGAAACAAAACCCTTCACTTCTTCAAGAGTGTCAATCTTTTTTAAATCAGGATAAAGTCGAAATTGCCAAAATCGCAAAGAGTCGTCGTGAGATTGCTGAACAAAATCATAGTTTGGAAAATTGGACAAGAGCTATCGCAAACTTCTTCAATTAG
- a CDS encoding NAD-dependent epimerase/dehydratase family protein, whose protein sequence is MRYLVTGAAGFIGSHLTRNLLLSGAEVVAVDNFSDYYSLDLKRARESNLISPLGLNISRIDLADGEQVTKLLNSYVFDSVIHLAAQPGVRVPLSQHQRYISSNLTAYANLLTKVRENSIPNFLYASSSSVYGNSNDQLFSEQGSITDPLSFYGATKLTNEVLARSGRHESPTRTRGLRFFTVYGPWGRPDMAYFRIIASLLNGFEFPQYGNGSVLRDFTFVDDAINAVVKLNVQLSSEEEGHSDVVNIGGGHPYSLMDMIETLQNLVAKKVKTNLSPTNPNDVIRTCADSQLLKSLVGTSPATSLEEGLSEVVKWAQRQDVQSKLTAWCESVS, encoded by the coding sequence GTGCGATATTTGGTAACGGGTGCAGCGGGCTTTATAGGGTCGCACCTAACTCGAAACCTCCTGTTATCAGGGGCAGAAGTTGTTGCTGTTGATAATTTTTCAGATTACTACTCCCTAGATCTAAAAAGGGCGAGAGAGTCTAATTTGATTTCTCCACTGGGCCTGAATATTTCAAGAATTGATCTAGCCGATGGAGAACAAGTCACCAAATTGTTGAATTCATACGTTTTTGATTCTGTAATTCATTTAGCGGCCCAACCCGGAGTAAGAGTCCCTTTAAGCCAGCACCAGAGGTATATATCAAGTAATCTCACGGCATACGCTAATTTGCTAACTAAGGTCCGAGAAAATTCAATTCCGAATTTTCTCTATGCCTCTTCATCAAGCGTATACGGAAACAGTAACGACCAGTTGTTTTCTGAGCAAGGTTCAATTACTGACCCATTAAGTTTCTATGGTGCAACTAAATTGACAAATGAAGTGCTGGCAAGATCCGGTCGACATGAATCGCCTACCAGGACGCGTGGCCTTCGATTCTTTACTGTATATGGACCGTGGGGAAGACCAGATATGGCCTATTTCCGAATTATTGCCAGCCTACTAAATGGGTTTGAGTTTCCCCAATACGGCAACGGGAGTGTCTTGAGAGACTTCACTTTTGTAGATGATGCAATAAACGCAGTCGTGAAATTGAATGTGCAACTGTCATCGGAAGAAGAAGGTCACTCTGACGTTGTGAACATTGGCGGCGGTCACCCCTATTCGCTGATGGACATGATTGAGACCCTACAAAATTTAGTAGCAAAAAAGGTAAAAACAAATTTAAGTCCCACTAATCCGAATGATGTGATTAGGACTTGTGCGGATTCACAACTTTTGAAATCACTGGTAGGAACTTCACCCGCAACTTCGCTAGAAGAAGGACTGAGCGAGGTAGTGAAATGGGCGCAGCGTCAAGATGTTCAATCAAAACTCACCGCATGGTGTGAGTCCGTTTCCTAA
- a CDS encoding glycosyltransferase produces the protein MKKSLSPMPVMFHPRLSKIATRPSDFLERMNLYASNISNQIDDSEFKLTLLVGLHSADLPGNVSSSYPHLRVIRVSSPTLNFQSFAKRSMAILDTLQIQPNVFIAGDTSLGLLSCFRARSISNLEIPIQISIHGSFFGHRRDPISFAKSFLRIALLRLSLPSVQSVRVVSPEVKHEMISSFRVDPKIIFIAPIPFSVYPIFHTRDFQSINIGVIGRLHMERNVTEILEILDSLLGSSRISTVYFLGSGPLEKIVRVWKYKSEHPEKITLEGSLSHLELLNRLSDVDVVISAAVKEGYGLAIREALLSGAIVVARRNEGTQIVMESFQSGIYLYDTVFEANGMITNLLTGDRSPAQCIEGRKIQEAIDRESMKRICESWTAN, from the coding sequence ATGAAGAAATCTCTTTCTCCAATGCCTGTGATGTTTCATCCGCGCCTATCCAAGATTGCAACAAGGCCATCTGACTTTCTGGAGAGAATGAATCTCTACGCTTCAAACATTTCCAACCAAATCGATGACTCAGAATTCAAACTCACTCTACTTGTTGGTCTTCACTCTGCGGATTTACCCGGTAACGTGAGCTCCAGCTACCCCCACTTGCGGGTGATTCGTGTTTCAAGTCCGACTCTTAATTTCCAATCTTTCGCGAAACGAAGCATGGCAATTCTTGATACGCTCCAAATACAGCCCAATGTATTTATTGCAGGTGATACATCATTAGGACTGTTGTCTTGTTTTCGAGCGAGGTCCATTAGCAATCTTGAGATTCCTATTCAAATTTCGATTCATGGATCATTTTTTGGCCATAGGCGCGATCCCATTTCATTTGCAAAATCATTCTTGCGAATTGCGCTGTTGAGACTTTCGCTTCCTTCGGTACAGAGCGTTCGCGTGGTTTCTCCTGAAGTTAAGCATGAAATGATTAGTTCATTTCGAGTTGACCCGAAAATAATTTTTATTGCACCGATTCCATTTTCTGTTTACCCAATATTCCACACTCGTGATTTTCAATCGATTAATATTGGAGTGATTGGCCGGCTCCATATGGAAAGAAATGTTACTGAAATTCTTGAAATTCTTGATAGTCTTCTAGGAAGCTCCAGGATTTCTACAGTTTACTTTCTTGGTTCCGGTCCATTAGAAAAGATTGTTCGAGTCTGGAAATATAAGTCCGAGCACCCTGAAAAGATCACTTTGGAAGGTTCACTCTCACATCTCGAGCTGTTAAATAGATTATCTGATGTGGACGTTGTGATTAGTGCGGCAGTAAAGGAAGGGTATGGGCTTGCAATCCGAGAGGCGCTTCTTTCCGGAGCAATCGTAGTAGCGCGAAGAAATGAAGGAACCCAAATAGTCATGGAAAGCTTTCAATCCGGCATTTACCTTTACGACACGGTCTTCGAAGCCAACGGCATGATCACAAATTTACTAACAGGAGATAGGTCGCCCGCCCAGTGCATCGAGGGACGAAAAATCCAGGAGGCAATCGATCGCGAATCAATGAAAAGAATCTGTGAGAGCTGGACAGCAAATTAG
- a CDS encoding glycosyltransferase family 4 protein produces the protein MKRKISLFSGIYAPETGGPAKFAQTFSEFATRQDQCIEVFAYSRLPIFAKLNSCAEIFLLSNENSILKRFLQMTWCILKSAKSNNSILVNGSFWEVAIARHLMNFKYVAKVPGDIVWERARNLGKTTKNIDNFQNEPLGLSYKILRYFFAFSLRKAEWVIVPSEHLGELCKSWGVQKSRIVLINNSVFLPTKPDFSSEEKKFDFVTVCRLVPWKGVDEIIINVSELGVKLLVIGDGPERDSLQKLSDSLNANVTFVGEIPPEDVPQYLKDCSTFVLNSNFEATSYALIEAQANGLLTIANESTGSEQVITHNLTGLLCGVKSGINLNQAMRIGLYKDENSKEMRVAARLSVERSFNLEINYRKIMDLCIK, from the coding sequence ATGAAACGGAAAATCTCTCTTTTCTCAGGAATATACGCTCCCGAGACTGGTGGCCCAGCAAAATTTGCGCAAACTTTTTCCGAGTTTGCTACAAGGCAAGATCAATGCATTGAGGTATTCGCATATTCGAGATTGCCGATATTTGCAAAATTGAATTCTTGTGCTGAAATTTTTTTGCTTTCGAATGAGAATTCAATTTTAAAGCGATTTCTTCAAATGACTTGGTGTATTCTTAAATCTGCGAAGTCGAATAATTCAATCTTAGTTAATGGGAGTTTCTGGGAAGTTGCAATTGCCCGCCACCTAATGAATTTCAAATACGTGGCAAAGGTTCCTGGTGACATAGTGTGGGAGCGAGCACGAAATCTAGGCAAAACTACAAAGAACATCGACAATTTTCAAAATGAACCACTTGGGCTAAGCTATAAAATTTTGAGATATTTTTTCGCTTTTTCCCTGCGCAAAGCGGAATGGGTAATCGTGCCATCCGAGCATCTCGGAGAACTTTGTAAATCTTGGGGTGTACAGAAATCTCGAATAGTTCTGATAAATAATTCTGTTTTTCTTCCTACGAAACCAGATTTCTCGAGTGAAGAAAAGAAGTTTGATTTTGTGACTGTGTGCCGATTAGTGCCTTGGAAGGGTGTTGATGAAATAATAATAAACGTTTCGGAATTAGGCGTGAAGTTATTGGTAATTGGTGACGGTCCCGAACGGGATTCTCTCCAAAAATTGTCGGATTCATTAAACGCGAACGTCACTTTTGTTGGTGAGATTCCACCCGAAGATGTACCACAGTATTTGAAAGATTGTTCAACGTTTGTGTTAAATAGTAATTTTGAGGCGACTTCTTATGCACTGATTGAAGCACAAGCCAATGGACTCCTCACAATCGCCAATGAAAGTACTGGAAGTGAACAGGTGATCACACACAATTTGACCGGCTTACTTTGCGGCGTAAAGTCTGGGATCAATTTAAACCAAGCAATGAGAATTGGATTATATAAAGACGAAAATAGTAAAGAAATGAGAGTTGCTGCAAGACTTTCAGTTGAAAGGAGTTTTAACTTAGAAATTAATTATAGGAAGATCATGGATTTGTGTATCAAATGA
- a CDS encoding ABC transporter ATP-binding protein: protein MDSRFQPLSNLMIIKRSANVLTRSERIKVLIVVAIQIFLSLLDLLGVALVGVLGSLAISGVGSRKPGNRVWSFLEYLGIQDLTLQRQALILGIMAASVLVIKTACSMFLLRKVTFFLSRRGALVSARLLSKLLSQPISSLQNRSMQQTLYLVNTGVDSITMGILNSATQMTSDASLLLILLAGLFLVDPIIALSTLLVFVGVAWVLYRLLEVKSKQLGISEASLSIANNEKTLEVLNSYREIIVRNRRSFYAREIGKIRMLAADNAASRNFMPNISKYVIELTLVLGSLSISAIQFILNDAAHAVAVLSVFMAASTRIAPAVLRMQQAALNIKARMGSAEPALALIEELESIHPVEKVDDSIQYTHRGFVPKLTLEKVSFSYPNSKLAAISEITLDIQPGRMVAIVGPSGSGKTTLVDLMLGILEPSSGTIGLSSQKPLQAISQWPGAIGYVPQDVMISNGTIAENIGMGFPTHAITDEAILQAIKVSQLSDYLDSLPRGINTKVGDKGNLMSGGQRQRLGIARAMLTVPKLLILDEATSSLDGETESNVTSALLSLKGEVTVILIAHRLSTIREADDVVYMENGSIVAKGTFDEVRNSVPNFEKQAALMGL from the coding sequence ATGGATTCTAGATTCCAGCCCCTATCAAACTTGATGATTATAAAAAGATCAGCAAACGTTTTAACCCGAAGCGAGAGAATAAAAGTTCTAATTGTTGTTGCGATTCAAATATTCCTAAGTCTACTTGATTTGCTTGGCGTTGCACTTGTAGGCGTTCTGGGGTCGCTAGCAATTTCGGGGGTTGGTTCTCGCAAGCCGGGAAATAGAGTTTGGTCATTCTTGGAGTACTTGGGAATTCAAGACCTAACTTTGCAACGACAAGCTTTGATTTTGGGAATTATGGCTGCAAGCGTACTTGTGATAAAAACTGCTTGCTCAATGTTTCTTTTGCGAAAGGTAACTTTTTTTCTTAGCCGTCGAGGTGCTTTAGTATCTGCACGATTGCTGTCCAAACTACTATCACAGCCAATTTCCAGCCTTCAAAACCGTTCAATGCAACAAACGCTCTACTTAGTCAATACAGGCGTCGACTCCATTACCATGGGGATTCTCAATTCTGCCACCCAAATGACTTCCGATGCATCGCTTCTACTAATATTGCTGGCAGGACTTTTTTTGGTAGATCCAATAATTGCCCTGAGTACTCTTTTGGTTTTTGTAGGTGTAGCTTGGGTGCTCTATCGTTTACTAGAAGTCAAATCGAAGCAACTAGGAATTTCAGAAGCGTCACTGAGTATTGCAAATAACGAAAAAACTTTAGAAGTCTTGAATTCCTATCGAGAAATTATTGTAAGAAATAGAAGAAGCTTTTATGCACGTGAGATTGGAAAAATTCGAATGCTTGCAGCCGACAATGCTGCAAGTCGTAATTTCATGCCCAACATAAGTAAATATGTAATTGAACTTACCCTCGTTCTTGGTTCGCTTAGCATCTCGGCCATACAATTCATCCTTAATGATGCTGCACACGCAGTGGCGGTTTTGTCAGTCTTTATGGCTGCAAGCACCAGAATTGCACCTGCAGTTTTGCGAATGCAGCAAGCAGCATTGAATATTAAGGCACGAATGGGATCCGCAGAGCCAGCATTGGCTCTTATTGAGGAACTGGAGTCAATCCATCCGGTTGAAAAAGTTGATGACTCAATCCAATACACTCATCGAGGATTTGTACCAAAACTGACCCTCGAAAAAGTTTCATTTTCTTATCCAAATTCTAAATTAGCGGCGATTTCCGAAATTACACTAGATATTCAACCGGGAAGAATGGTTGCAATAGTTGGTCCATCTGGATCTGGAAAGACAACTCTCGTCGACTTAATGCTTGGAATACTCGAACCTAGCTCAGGGACTATTGGATTAAGTAGCCAGAAGCCTCTTCAAGCGATTTCACAGTGGCCTGGAGCAATCGGGTATGTTCCGCAAGATGTAATGATCTCGAATGGAACAATCGCAGAGAATATTGGGATGGGTTTTCCAACGCATGCCATAACTGACGAAGCGATATTGCAAGCCATTAAAGTCTCCCAGCTAAGTGATTACTTAGATTCTTTGCCTCGAGGCATTAATACCAAAGTGGGTGACAAAGGGAATTTAATGAGTGGTGGTCAAAGGCAGAGATTAGGAATTGCCAGAGCCATGCTCACAGTTCCAAAGTTGCTAATACTTGATGAAGCTACTAGCTCGCTAGATGGAGAAACTGAGTCCAATGTGACGAGCGCTCTCCTCTCATTAAAGGGAGAAGTCACGGTCATTCTTATTGCACACAGATTATCGACCATTCGGGAAGCGGACGATGTTGTATATATGGAGAATGGAAGTATTGTCGCAAAGGGAACTTTTGATGAAGTAAGAAATAGTGTCCCAAATTTCGAGAAGCAGGCTGCATTGATGGGACTTTAG
- a CDS encoding RNA polymerase sigma factor, protein MALSVWTVAELGAFYTEHRSELLAHANRVLKDSAKAEEITQDSLIKFMLAAPELESQEHALSYLHRTIENLCIDYFRIEGRRPNLVVLDDAQAEVEAAWQVNGDHSEVLTQAEDAAIIRQALALLSPAERAALVMWEMEGRSTEEIAAELGIKESAVRHTVSRARTSLRRVLSELVIDQERGLTALDMLSTTYKKASELAAKSSKVALSLLLVVTAFLGFNSMTGREGVLPTVNSNDSTGAVAGSASTDSPSPAPSISMPAKKSSTMVSGVYVKSAKAYWPGLDNEGVPTGFTVAGENGPIGKIRVNRNTPIATEEGTILATQAITSGGGPNVMIDQTITVDGNGTKYEVSYVALGMKGSWAVANADATSVDFERMSNGQYLMTVTISLLSTPTSEFVIPVGDRGYDLVGTPKTITSRLLLNASKTQILAQAVLVPGA, encoded by the coding sequence GTGGCACTTAGCGTATGGACAGTTGCTGAACTGGGGGCTTTTTACACTGAGCACCGTTCAGAGCTACTCGCGCATGCCAATCGCGTATTGAAGGATTCAGCTAAAGCTGAAGAAATCACCCAAGACTCACTTATTAAGTTCATGCTTGCTGCCCCTGAGCTTGAATCACAAGAACACGCACTCTCTTATTTGCACCGCACCATTGAAAACCTCTGCATCGACTACTTCCGCATTGAAGGGCGCCGTCCAAACCTTGTTGTTCTAGATGATGCCCAAGCTGAAGTTGAGGCTGCATGGCAGGTAAATGGTGATCACTCAGAAGTTCTTACTCAGGCTGAAGACGCAGCGATAATTCGCCAGGCTTTGGCTCTACTTTCTCCTGCCGAGCGCGCTGCGCTCGTTATGTGGGAGATGGAGGGTCGCTCAACAGAAGAAATCGCAGCTGAGCTTGGAATCAAAGAATCTGCAGTGCGCCACACTGTTTCGCGCGCTCGCACATCCCTTCGCCGCGTACTTTCAGAGCTTGTTATCGATCAAGAGCGTGGCCTTACAGCCCTCGACATGCTTTCAACTACCTACAAGAAGGCATCCGAGCTTGCAGCTAAGTCTTCGAAAGTTGCATTGTCCTTACTATTAGTAGTCACAGCATTCCTTGGCTTTAACTCAATGACAGGACGCGAAGGCGTACTTCCAACAGTTAACTCAAATGACTCAACAGGCGCAGTTGCTGGATCTGCTTCAACAGATTCACCGTCACCTGCTCCATCTATCTCGATGCCAGCTAAGAAGTCATCAACCATGGTTTCTGGCGTATACGTCAAGAGCGCAAAGGCCTACTGGCCTGGCCTTGATAACGAGGGCGTCCCAACAGGATTCACCGTCGCAGGTGAAAATGGTCCAATCGGAAAGATACGCGTAAACCGCAATACTCCGATTGCGACCGAAGAAGGCACAATTTTGGCCACCCAGGCCATCACATCTGGGGGTGGACCAAACGTGATGATCGATCAGACCATCACAGTCGATGGCAACGGCACAAAGTATGAGGTTAGTTACGTTGCGCTTGGAATGAAGGGCTCTTGGGCGGTAGCTAACGCTGACGCCACGAGCGTGGATTTTGAGCGTATGTCCAATGGCCAGTACCTTATGACCGTTACAATTTCCCTACTCTCTACCCCAACTTCAGAGTTCGTAATCCCCGTGGGCGACCGCGGCTACGACCTTGTTGGCACACCTAAGACGATCACGTCTCGTCTCTTGCTCAATGCGAGCAAGACCCAAATTTTAGCTCAGGCGGTATTAGTACCCGGAGCATAA
- a CDS encoding O-antigen ligase family protein, with protein MLNKESESLLSKLLLVGPALVTILVFTSGVTDPVNVNKLLALGIVSCSAIAILTVKSYRFIWAEHKFLILTLFGFLLASINSIIQSDSPITQQLYGVYGRNNGFLLYLFLLLIFIATLSAGKISTSKNVVYSLVVAGAVNIIYCGWVLAFGDFVGWTNPYGNILGTLGNPNFIGAFLGMFSSVLITLAIANFKNPKIFLLITTTLGVTIFEIVKSNAIQGRVLLVVGLAINGFFFIRSRFKSQIPAVIYSAMCTLGGVAGLLGALQIGPLAKIIYKDSVSLRGEYWNAGLNMAKTHLFSGVGFDSYGDWYRLSRRASALVKPGPETVSNAAHNVVIDIFAFGGLPLLISYLAIMGIVLQSIIRHTLRSQAFDYVFVSLIGAWLCFQLQSVISINQIGLAVWGWVLGAAIVSYERIKRVDSSPELTKSKTIRSTSAEVISPNLRAGVALVLGALIAVPPFSADVKWRSAQVSMDAAKIEAVLVPSYFNPLGTFKYLQIVGAFEESNLPNLAHKYAVEAVNFNPHSYESWRLFTLIRSTTPEELQIALSNMKKLDPKNPRIISESK; from the coding sequence ATGCTCAACAAGGAATCTGAATCATTACTTTCAAAGCTGCTATTAGTGGGACCTGCACTTGTAACTATCTTGGTTTTTACTTCGGGGGTTACTGACCCAGTCAATGTAAACAAATTACTTGCACTAGGAATAGTCTCTTGTTCAGCAATTGCAATACTAACTGTAAAGTCTTATCGCTTCATTTGGGCAGAACACAAATTCCTCATATTGACGCTTTTTGGATTCTTGCTTGCTTCAATAAATTCAATCATTCAAAGTGATTCTCCAATAACACAACAACTCTACGGCGTATATGGACGAAATAATGGTTTTCTACTTTACCTATTTTTGCTTCTCATTTTCATCGCAACTCTCTCAGCAGGGAAAATTTCAACTTCGAAAAACGTAGTTTATTCCCTTGTGGTAGCGGGTGCAGTAAACATCATTTATTGCGGATGGGTACTTGCTTTTGGAGATTTCGTAGGATGGACAAATCCCTACGGAAATATCCTGGGTACTCTGGGTAATCCTAATTTCATAGGCGCATTTCTAGGCATGTTTTCCTCTGTGTTGATTACTTTGGCTATTGCTAACTTTAAGAATCCAAAAATATTTCTTTTGATTACAACGACTCTTGGAGTTACAATCTTTGAGATTGTGAAGTCCAATGCCATCCAAGGTCGTGTTCTATTAGTCGTCGGTCTAGCAATCAATGGCTTCTTCTTCATCAGATCCAGATTTAAAAGCCAAATTCCTGCAGTAATTTACTCGGCCATGTGCACTCTGGGTGGCGTTGCAGGATTACTTGGGGCTCTGCAAATTGGTCCACTTGCAAAGATTATTTATAAAGATTCAGTCTCGCTACGTGGGGAGTACTGGAATGCAGGACTGAACATGGCAAAGACTCATCTATTTTCAGGGGTCGGCTTTGATTCATATGGTGATTGGTATCGATTGTCTCGCAGGGCGTCAGCTCTAGTTAAGCCTGGACCAGAAACAGTAAGCAATGCAGCGCACAATGTAGTAATTGACATATTTGCTTTTGGGGGACTTCCTCTACTCATTTCTTACTTAGCTATAATGGGGATCGTTCTTCAGTCAATCATCAGGCACACCTTGAGAAGCCAAGCGTTCGATTATGTCTTTGTCAGCCTTATTGGAGCCTGGCTGTGTTTTCAGCTGCAGTCAGTAATTAGCATTAATCAAATTGGATTAGCAGTCTGGGGCTGGGTACTTGGAGCAGCGATCGTTTCGTATGAACGGATTAAGCGAGTAGACAGCAGCCCAGAATTAACTAAATCTAAAACAATTAGATCAACAAGCGCAGAGGTCATCTCTCCGAATTTGCGTGCAGGCGTAGCCCTTGTTTTGGGAGCACTCATTGCAGTTCCACCCTTTTCGGCAGATGTTAAATGGCGTAGCGCACAAGTATCAATGGATGCGGCGAAAATCGAAGCGGTCTTAGTCCCCAGTTATTTCAACCCACTGGGTACCTTCAAATACCTTCAAATTGTTGGTGCGTTTGAGGAGAGCAACCTACCCAACTTGGCTCATAAATATGCAGTGGAAGCAGTAAATTTCAATCCACACAGTTATGAATCATGGCGCCTTTTTACCTTAATCCGAAGCACAACACCAGAGGAACTACAGATTGCATTGAGTAATATGAAAAAGCTCGATCCGAAAAACCCAAGAATTATCTCTGAATCTAAATGA